From Pseudomonas vanderleydeniana, the proteins below share one genomic window:
- a CDS encoding AraC family transcriptional regulator has protein sequence MDRLSTLLTHFGIAANTFHSGPLQAPIEVDGTEPCGHVHLLKSGRLSLGAGGRTLRIEEPSLVLIPRPLPHHLVASEADAAELVCASLRFDGGIDNPLSVALSETIVMPLDAVPMIEGTLDWLFGEAFAEHCGREAVMNRLFELMVIQFLRHMMAYHSMTTGMMAGLADLRLAKAMTMMHNHPERPWTVAELAQEANMSRASFAAHFHRVVGQTPADYVLSWRVSLAQKRLREGRPIALIADEVGYESPSALARAFRRKIGESPREWLGRQSNELKDTAQPL, from the coding sequence ATGGATCGCCTGTCGACCCTGCTGACCCACTTCGGCATCGCCGCCAACACGTTCCACAGCGGTCCGCTGCAGGCCCCGATCGAGGTCGATGGCACAGAGCCCTGCGGCCATGTGCATCTGCTCAAGAGCGGCCGGCTCAGCCTGGGGGCAGGTGGCAGGACGCTGCGTATCGAGGAACCGAGCCTGGTCCTCATTCCCCGCCCCCTGCCCCACCACCTGGTCGCCAGCGAGGCCGATGCGGCGGAACTGGTCTGTGCCTCACTGCGTTTCGATGGGGGCATCGACAACCCGCTGTCGGTCGCCCTGTCCGAGACTATCGTCATGCCACTTGATGCCGTGCCGATGATCGAAGGCACGCTGGACTGGCTGTTCGGCGAAGCCTTCGCCGAGCACTGCGGTCGCGAAGCGGTGATGAACCGCCTGTTCGAGCTGATGGTGATCCAGTTCCTGCGCCACATGATGGCCTACCACAGCATGACCACCGGGATGATGGCGGGCCTGGCCGACCTGCGCCTGGCCAAGGCCATGACCATGATGCACAACCATCCCGAACGGCCCTGGACCGTGGCCGAACTGGCGCAGGAGGCGAACATGTCGCGCGCCAGTTTCGCCGCGCACTTTCACCGGGTGGTCGGCCAGACGCCGGCGGACTATGTGCTCAGCTGGCGCGTCAGCCTGGCCCAGAAGCGCCTGCGCGAAGGGCGGCCGATCGCCCTGATTGCCGATGAGGTCGGCTACGAAAGCCCCTCGGCGCTGGCCCGGGCCTTCCGTCGCAAGATCGGCGAAAGCCCCCGCGAATGGCTGGGGCGTCAGTCGAACGAGCTGAAAGACACTGCCCAGCCGCTCTGA
- the bcsB gene encoding cellulose biosynthesis cyclic di-GMP-binding regulatory protein BcsB, whose protein sequence is MIMNPPSRSATRCPRHPFMRLASSVLCLGAMIHMAYAGAATAASTAVASPAATPAVTTPVADPLPAGSYTRELTLKQLGRLDTMNLQGVEASDAVNFNIRADEVVNGAQLVLSYSYSPALLADLSQINVLVNDEVAASLALPKEGAGQPQQQVVNIPPHLITEFNRLRLQFIGHYTMQCEDPQHSSLWAKINVGSELKLSVSPILLKDDLSILPLPFFDRRDASQLNLPFVFAKQPDNATLEAAGALSSWMGALATYRGANFTSALGQIPQQGNAIVLVESKEAVQLGSLQIPELKGATVTLLANPNDPRGKLLIVAGRDAAELKLAANAVAMGSKALVGSSVVIDHLDPLSPRQPYDAPNWVPSDRPVRLGELIETKQLSVSGYNPGNITIPVRLPPDLFNWREAGVPLDLKYRYTPQQESANSSLLVSLNNNFMKSMPLPSLKSLDGGDNLLAMLKKDESLPREARVLLPLGVASPRSQLQLRFMFDYIKQGECRDIIIDNMRGLIDPDSSLDLRGFNHYIALPNLGVFNDSGFPFTRLADLSQSAVILPDGSGPQEWGAYLTVMGRFGESTGYPATAVTVVQPKDVQSVRDKDLLVFASGANQPLLEQWASHLPAGFEGTGHRFSLSDLTLRVRDWISPDPQANQRKPRLQVTYSGANSSTYLAGFESPLKSERSVVVIASGKPEGLADATAALIGGDQYKDTIQGSLAVVQDKRITSLVADEQYYVGDLSLFKRMQWMLSQNLLWMLLVTVCGLALVSLLLFVFLRSRARKRLS, encoded by the coding sequence ATGATCATGAACCCTCCGTCTCGCAGCGCTACCCGCTGCCCACGTCACCCCTTCATGCGCCTGGCTTCGTCGGTGCTGTGCCTGGGCGCAATGATTCACATGGCTTATGCCGGCGCCGCCACGGCCGCCAGCACCGCGGTGGCCAGCCCCGCAGCGACCCCCGCTGTCACCACCCCTGTCGCGGACCCGCTGCCAGCCGGCAGCTACACCCGAGAATTGACCCTCAAGCAACTGGGTCGCCTGGACACCATGAACCTGCAGGGCGTCGAAGCCTCGGACGCGGTGAACTTCAACATCCGCGCCGATGAAGTGGTCAATGGCGCACAGTTGGTGCTCAGCTACAGCTATTCGCCGGCGCTGCTCGCCGACCTGTCGCAGATCAACGTGCTGGTCAACGACGAAGTCGCTGCCAGCCTGGCGTTGCCCAAGGAGGGGGCCGGCCAGCCGCAGCAGCAGGTGGTGAACATCCCGCCGCACCTGATCACCGAATTCAACCGCCTGCGCCTGCAATTCATCGGGCACTACACCATGCAGTGCGAGGACCCCCAGCACAGCAGCCTGTGGGCCAAGATCAACGTCGGTTCGGAGCTCAAGCTCAGCGTTTCGCCGATCCTGCTCAAGGACGACCTGTCGATCCTGCCGCTGCCGTTTTTCGACCGTCGCGACGCGAGCCAGCTCAACCTGCCGTTCGTGTTTGCCAAGCAACCGGATAACGCGACCCTGGAGGCCGCCGGTGCCCTGTCGTCGTGGATGGGCGCACTGGCTACCTATCGCGGGGCCAACTTCACCAGCGCCCTGGGCCAGATTCCCCAGCAGGGCAACGCCATCGTCCTGGTCGAAAGCAAGGAAGCGGTGCAACTGGGCAGCCTGCAGATCCCGGAGCTCAAGGGCGCGACCGTGACCCTGCTGGCCAACCCGAACGATCCGCGTGGCAAGCTGCTGATCGTCGCCGGTCGTGATGCCGCCGAGCTCAAGCTGGCCGCCAACGCGGTCGCCATGGGCAGCAAGGCGTTGGTGGGCAGCAGCGTGGTGATCGATCATCTCGACCCGCTGAGCCCGCGCCAGCCCTACGATGCGCCGAACTGGGTGCCATCGGACCGCCCGGTGCGCCTGGGTGAGCTGATCGAGACCAAGCAGCTCAGTGTGTCCGGCTACAACCCCGGCAACATCACCATTCCCGTGCGCCTGCCGCCGGACCTGTTCAACTGGCGCGAGGCGGGCGTGCCGCTGGACCTGAAGTACCGCTATACCCCACAACAGGAGTCGGCGAACTCCTCGTTGCTGGTGAGCCTGAACAACAACTTCATGAAGTCGATGCCATTGCCATCGCTCAAGAGCCTCGACGGCGGCGACAACCTGCTGGCGATGCTGAAGAAGGATGAAAGCCTGCCGCGCGAAGCGCGCGTGCTGTTGCCACTGGGCGTGGCCTCGCCACGTTCGCAGCTGCAACTGCGCTTCATGTTCGACTACATCAAGCAGGGTGAATGCCGCGACATCATCATCGACAACATGCGCGGCCTGATCGACCCGGATTCGAGCCTCGACCTGCGCGGCTTCAACCACTACATCGCCTTGCCCAACCTTGGCGTGTTCAACGACAGCGGCTTCCCGTTCACCCGCCTGGCCGACCTCTCGCAGAGCGCCGTGATCCTGCCTGACGGCAGTGGCCCGCAGGAGTGGGGTGCGTACCTGACCGTGATGGGCCGCTTCGGCGAGTCCACCGGCTACCCGGCGACCGCCGTGACCGTGGTGCAACCCAAGGACGTCCAGTCGGTTCGCGACAAGGACCTGCTGGTGTTCGCCTCGGGTGCCAACCAGCCACTGCTGGAGCAGTGGGCCAGCCACCTGCCGGCCGGTTTCGAAGGCACGGGCCACCGTTTCAGCCTGTCCGACCTGACCCTGCGCGTGCGTGACTGGATCAGCCCGGACCCGCAGGCCAACCAGCGCAAGCCACGCCTGCAAGTGACCTACAGTGGCGCCAACAGTAGCACCTACCTGGCCGGTTTCGAATCGCCGCTCAAGTCCGAGCGCAGCGTGGTGGTGATCGCCAGTGGCAAGCCCGAAGGCCTGGCCGATGCCACGGCTGCGCTGATCGGTGGCGACCAGTACAAGGACACCATCCAGGGCAGCCTGGCGGTGGTGCAGGACAAGCGCATCACCTCGCTGGTGGCTGACGAGCAGTACTACGTCGGCGACCTGAGCCTGTTCAAGCGCATGCAGTGGATGCTCTCGCAGAATCTGTTGTGGATGCTGCTGGTGACGGTCTGCGGCCTGGCGCTGGTGAGCCTGCTGCTGTTCGTGTTCCTGCGTTCCCGGGCCCGGAAGCGTCTGTCATGA
- a CDS encoding alpha/beta fold hydrolase translates to MKTSRLSAVSKLFAAVAIAAGGLSLGWSGSASAATEPAKKATVVLVHGAFAESSSWNGVIARLQAKGYPVVAVANPLHSVKSDSDYVADIVEHTPGPVILVGHSYGGAVISNAVHEHSNVKALVYVAAFAPEKGETAIELSGRFPGGTLGPTLAPPVQLKNGTVDLFIQQDKFPAQFAADVPAKEAALMAATQRPIAEAALKEASGEPAWKTLPSWFIYGSADKNIPEAALKFMADRAGSRETVDIKGASHVVMVSNPDKVAAIIEDAAKATAQ, encoded by the coding sequence ATGAAAACGTCCCGTCTCTCTGCTGTGTCGAAACTCTTCGCTGCCGTTGCCATCGCCGCCGGTGGACTGTCCCTGGGCTGGAGTGGTTCAGCCTCGGCGGCCACGGAGCCGGCCAAGAAGGCCACCGTGGTCCTGGTGCATGGCGCTTTCGCCGAGTCGTCCAGCTGGAACGGGGTGATTGCCCGCCTGCAGGCCAAGGGCTACCCGGTGGTCGCCGTCGCCAACCCGCTGCACAGCGTCAAGAGTGATTCCGACTACGTGGCCGATATCGTCGAGCACACACCGGGGCCGGTGATCCTGGTCGGGCACTCCTATGGCGGGGCGGTGATTTCCAACGCGGTCCACGAGCACTCCAATGTCAAGGCACTGGTCTACGTCGCCGCCTTCGCTCCGGAGAAGGGTGAGACCGCGATCGAACTCTCCGGCCGCTTTCCGGGCGGTACCCTGGGCCCAACCCTGGCACCACCGGTGCAACTGAAGAATGGCACCGTGGATCTGTTCATCCAGCAGGACAAGTTCCCAGCCCAGTTCGCCGCCGACGTGCCGGCGAAGGAAGCGGCGCTGATGGCGGCGACCCAGCGGCCGATTGCCGAGGCGGCTCTGAAGGAAGCCTCTGGCGAGCCGGCCTGGAAGACCCTGCCGTCCTGGTTCATCTACGGTTCGGCGGACAAGAACATCCCCGAGGCCGCGCTGAAGTTCATGGCTGACCGTGCCGGCTCCCGGGAAACCGTGGATATCAAGGGCGCATCCCATGTGGTGATGGTGTCCAATCCGGACAAGGTCGCGGCGATCATCGAGGATGCCGCCAAGGCCACTGCGCAGTAA
- the bcsZ gene encoding cellulose synthase complex periplasmic endoglucanase BcsZ: MSLRKSTSTKGVGRLFGRSLLSLALLVPLAAKAAEGCSVQNWPLWKNYAERFVQKDGRMLGSSMDPNQSSSEGQSYGMFFALIANDPETFDALWRWTRDNMAGANIAQNLPGWLWGPTPAGTWGIIDRNSASDADLWFAYSLLEADRLWKKPGYRADAQRILDNVQKTLIRDIPGLGKMLLPGPVGYEHPDQLWRFNASYTPIPLLRRFSKELPSSPWKEVAESTAKMVADKNMNRFGFVPDWVGYRGTDVNKGMFVVDKFTNALGSYDAIRTYLWAGLTSPADPLAKPMLDNLDGMAQSTASTGVPPEKVQVLTGATEGVGPYGFSASLVPYLRAKGLPLLADQQLRLVDQAIAHFTDPADPAYQQHQYYHVMLSLFALGWSENRYQFNKDGTVKVSWEAACASKP; the protein is encoded by the coding sequence ATGAGTCTGCGCAAGTCGACCTCCACGAAAGGCGTGGGGCGTCTGTTCGGGCGTAGCCTGCTGTCCCTGGCCCTGCTGGTACCCCTGGCGGCGAAAGCCGCCGAGGGCTGCAGCGTGCAGAACTGGCCGTTGTGGAAGAACTATGCCGAGCGTTTCGTGCAGAAAGACGGACGCATGCTAGGCTCGAGCATGGATCCCAACCAGAGCAGCTCCGAGGGCCAGTCCTACGGTATGTTCTTCGCACTGATCGCCAACGACCCGGAGACCTTCGATGCCCTGTGGCGTTGGACCCGGGACAACATGGCCGGCGCCAACATCGCACAGAACCTGCCAGGTTGGCTGTGGGGGCCGACCCCTGCCGGTACCTGGGGCATCATCGACAGGAACTCCGCCAGCGATGCCGACCTGTGGTTCGCCTACAGCTTGCTGGAGGCCGACCGCCTGTGGAAGAAACCCGGCTACCGGGCCGACGCGCAGCGGATCCTCGACAATGTGCAAAAGACCCTGATCCGCGATATCCCCGGGCTCGGCAAGATGCTGCTGCCGGGGCCGGTGGGCTATGAGCACCCGGACCAGCTGTGGCGTTTCAACGCCAGCTACACGCCAATCCCGCTGTTGCGCCGCTTCAGCAAGGAACTGCCATCCAGCCCCTGGAAGGAAGTGGCCGAAAGCACCGCGAAGATGGTCGCCGACAAGAACATGAACCGCTTCGGCTTCGTTCCGGACTGGGTGGGCTATCGCGGTACCGACGTCAACAAGGGCATGTTCGTGGTGGACAAGTTCACCAACGCGCTGGGCAGCTACGACGCGATCCGCACTTACCTCTGGGCCGGCCTGACGTCGCCGGCCGACCCGCTGGCCAAGCCGATGCTCGACAACCTCGACGGCATGGCGCAGTCCACCGCGTCCACCGGCGTGCCTCCGGAGAAGGTCCAGGTGCTGACCGGGGCCACCGAGGGCGTAGGCCCCTACGGTTTCTCGGCGTCGCTGGTGCCCTACCTGCGGGCCAAGGGCCTGCCGCTGCTGGCGGACCAGCAACTGCGGCTGGTCGACCAGGCGATCGCGCATTTCACCGACCCGGCTGATCCGGCCTACCAGCAGCATCAGTATTATCATGTGATGCTGAGCCTGTTCGCGCTCGGTTGGAGCGAGAACCGCTATCAGTTCAACAAGGACGGCACTGTGAAAGTATCCTGGGAGGCCGCATGCGCCAGCAAACCCTAG
- a CDS encoding aspartate aminotransferase family protein, with translation MTATCLMTTYQPLDLGFVKGLGTRLWDQGGREYLDAVAGVAVTNVGHSHPRLVNAISEQAGLLLHTSNLYTIDWQQRLAQRLAGLSGMDRVFFSNSGAEANETALKLARLHAWHRGIEQPLVVVMENAFHGRTLGTLSASDGPAVRLGYNALPGDFIKVPFGDLQILHSIARSHGQRICAVLMEPIQGEGGVQLPPPGYLKAVRDLCKRRSWLLMLDEIQTGVGRTGQWFAFQREGIVPDVMTLAKGLGNGIPIGACLARGKAAQLFTPGSHGSTFGGNPLACRVGCTVLDIIEEQALVSNARRQGDRLLARLQEALGQHRQVVAIRGRGLMIGIELKEPIRDLALIAAREQGVLINVTRGKTIRLLPPLTIDAAEVEMIVAGVCGALAAACSAAEAKAVAV, from the coding sequence ATGACCGCCACCTGCCTGATGACTACTTATCAACCGCTCGACCTCGGCTTCGTCAAGGGCCTGGGGACGCGTCTGTGGGACCAGGGCGGTCGTGAGTACCTGGACGCCGTGGCAGGGGTGGCGGTGACCAACGTCGGGCACTCCCATCCACGGCTGGTCAATGCGATCAGCGAGCAGGCCGGGCTGCTGCTGCACACTTCGAACCTCTACACCATCGACTGGCAACAGCGGCTGGCGCAGCGCCTGGCCGGGTTGTCGGGCATGGACCGGGTGTTTTTCAGCAATTCCGGCGCCGAGGCCAATGAAACCGCGCTGAAGCTGGCACGCCTGCATGCCTGGCACCGTGGGATCGAACAGCCGTTGGTGGTGGTCATGGAGAACGCGTTCCACGGCCGCACCCTGGGCACCTTGTCGGCCAGCGATGGTCCAGCGGTGCGCCTGGGCTACAACGCGTTGCCGGGGGATTTCATCAAGGTGCCGTTCGGAGACCTGCAGATCCTGCACAGCATCGCCCGCAGTCATGGCCAGCGCATCTGCGCCGTGCTGATGGAGCCGATCCAGGGCGAGGGTGGGGTGCAGCTGCCGCCGCCGGGCTACCTGAAGGCGGTACGCGACCTGTGCAAGCGGCGCTCCTGGTTGCTGATGCTCGATGAAATCCAGACCGGCGTCGGCCGCACCGGCCAATGGTTCGCCTTCCAGCGCGAGGGTATCGTCCCGGACGTGATGACCCTGGCCAAGGGCCTGGGCAACGGCATTCCCATCGGTGCCTGCCTGGCAAGGGGCAAGGCTGCGCAGTTGTTCACCCCGGGCAGCCATGGCAGCACCTTCGGTGGCAATCCGCTGGCTTGCCGGGTCGGCTGCACCGTGCTCGATATCATCGAGGAGCAGGCGCTGGTCAGCAATGCTCGGCGGCAGGGAGATCGGCTGCTGGCGCGCCTGCAGGAGGCGCTGGGGCAGCACCGGCAGGTGGTGGCGATCCGGGGGAGGGGACTGATGATCGGCATAGAGCTGAAGGAGCCGATCCGCGACCTGGCGCTGATCGCCGCCCGCGAGCAGGGCGTGCTGATCAATGTCACGCGGGGCAAGACCATCCGCCTGCTGCCGCCGCTGACTATCGATGCGGCGGAAGTGGAGATGATCGTCGCCGGCGTCTGCGGTGCCCTGGCCGCCGCGTGCAGCGCAGCCGAGGCAAAAGCGGTGGCGGTATAG
- the bcsA gene encoding UDP-forming cellulose synthase catalytic subunit has protein sequence MTIDPNFTPQIPGRSELRLNDWLARVRQWPRVLRGALVVGGALIACLLLVGIVSAPLDLYTQCLFAALCFGSALLIKRVPGRLPILALIVLSLVASLRYLYWRLTDTLGFEGWLDIVFGYGLVLAEFYALVVLIFGYVQTAWPLRRRPVLLAGDPSDWPTVDVFIPTYNETLNIVKLSIFAAQAMDWPKEKLRVHVLDDGRREEFRLFCNSIGVNYITRDNNFHAKAGNLNEALKVTDGEYIAMFDADHVPTRSFLQIGMGWFLKDDKLAMLQTPHFFFSPDPFEKNLNTFRAVPNEGELFYGLVQDGNDLWNATFFCGSCAILRRKPLEEIGGVAVETVTEDAHTALKLNRAGYNTAYLAIPQAAGLATESLSRHISQRIRWARGMAQIFRLDNPLMGKGLNIGQRICYANAMLHFFYGLPRLVFLTAPLAYLIFGAQIFHASALMITAYALPHLFHSNLTNSCIQGRFRHSFWNEVYETVLAWYIMPPVLMALVNPKFGGFNVTDKGGIIDKEYFDWKLARPYIVLLALNLFGLLCGLYQLIWGEPDTEITVLINCVWTLYNLIITSAAVAVASETRQVRSEPRVRAELPVKIELADGTEFYGVTQDFSQRGLGLKLPEGTTVAAGERMRVSLFRNSQTSQFDTTVVFSKGQYLGALFDPLTLRQQSELVRMTFSRADTWAASWGSGKPDTPLSALREVSAIGVIGMGALVKASVLSIRDRLAARSANSKPLDPLMDKS, from the coding sequence ATGACCATCGATCCCAATTTCACGCCCCAGATCCCGGGGCGCTCCGAGTTGCGCCTCAATGACTGGCTGGCTCGCGTCAGGCAGTGGCCGCGAGTCCTGCGCGGTGCGCTGGTGGTTGGCGGGGCACTCATCGCCTGCCTGCTGCTGGTCGGCATCGTCAGTGCACCGCTGGACCTGTACACCCAGTGCCTGTTCGCGGCGCTGTGCTTCGGTTCGGCGCTGCTGATCAAGCGGGTGCCCGGCCGCCTGCCGATCCTGGCGCTGATCGTGCTGTCGCTGGTGGCGTCCCTGCGCTACCTGTACTGGCGGCTGACCGATACCCTGGGCTTCGAAGGCTGGCTGGACATTGTCTTCGGCTATGGCCTGGTCCTGGCCGAGTTCTACGCCCTGGTGGTGCTGATCTTCGGCTACGTGCAGACCGCCTGGCCGCTGCGTCGCCGCCCGGTGCTGCTGGCCGGTGACCCGAGTGACTGGCCGACGGTGGATGTGTTCATCCCCACCTACAACGAAACACTGAACATCGTGAAACTGAGCATCTTCGCGGCCCAGGCGATGGACTGGCCGAAGGAAAAGCTGCGCGTGCACGTGCTCGATGATGGCCGGCGCGAGGAGTTCCGCCTGTTCTGCAACAGCATCGGGGTCAACTACATCACCCGTGACAACAATTTCCACGCCAAGGCCGGCAACCTCAACGAAGCGCTCAAGGTCACCGACGGCGAATACATCGCCATGTTCGACGCCGACCATGTGCCGACCCGTTCCTTCCTGCAGATCGGCATGGGCTGGTTCCTCAAGGACGATAAGCTGGCGATGCTGCAGACGCCGCATTTCTTCTTTTCCCCGGACCCGTTCGAGAAGAACCTCAATACCTTCCGCGCCGTACCCAACGAGGGCGAACTGTTCTACGGCCTGGTGCAGGACGGCAACGACCTGTGGAACGCGACGTTCTTCTGCGGCTCCTGTGCGATCCTGCGTCGCAAGCCGCTGGAAGAGATCGGCGGGGTGGCGGTCGAGACCGTGACCGAGGACGCCCACACCGCGCTCAAGCTCAACCGTGCCGGCTACAACACCGCGTACCTGGCGATCCCCCAGGCGGCGGGGCTGGCGACCGAAAGCCTGTCGCGGCACATCAGTCAGCGCATTCGCTGGGCACGGGGCATGGCGCAGATCTTCCGTCTCGACAACCCGCTGATGGGCAAGGGCCTGAATATCGGCCAGCGCATCTGCTACGCCAACGCCATGCTGCACTTCTTCTACGGCCTGCCACGGCTGGTGTTTCTCACCGCACCGCTGGCCTACCTGATTTTCGGCGCGCAGATCTTCCACGCCTCGGCGTTGATGATCACGGCCTATGCCTTGCCGCACCTGTTTCATTCCAACCTGACCAACTCCTGTATCCAGGGGCGTTTCCGGCATTCGTTCTGGAACGAGGTGTACGAGACGGTACTGGCCTGGTACATCATGCCGCCGGTACTGATGGCGCTGGTCAACCCCAAGTTCGGCGGCTTCAACGTCACCGACAAGGGCGGCATCATCGACAAGGAATATTTCGACTGGAAGCTGGCCCGTCCCTACATCGTGCTGCTGGCGCTGAACCTGTTCGGCCTGCTGTGCGGTCTCTACCAGTTGATCTGGGGCGAGCCCGACACCGAGATCACCGTGCTGATCAACTGTGTCTGGACGCTCTACAACCTGATCATCACCAGTGCCGCCGTGGCAGTGGCTTCGGAAACCCGCCAGGTGCGTTCCGAGCCGCGGGTTCGCGCCGAACTGCCGGTCAAGATCGAACTGGCCGATGGCACCGAGTTCTATGGCGTGACCCAGGACTTCTCCCAGCGCGGCCTTGGCCTCAAGTTGCCGGAGGGCACCACGGTGGCCGCCGGTGAACGCATGCGGGTATCGCTGTTCCGCAACTCGCAGACCAGCCAATTCGATACTACCGTGGTGTTCAGCAAGGGCCAGTACCTGGGCGCGCTGTTCGACCCGTTGACCCTGCGCCAGCAGAGCGAACTGGTGCGCATGACGTTCTCCCGCGCCGACACCTGGGCCGCCAGTTGGGGTAGCGGCAAGCCCGATACGCCGCTGTCGGCACTGCGCGAAGTCAGTGCCATCGGCGTGATCGGCATGGGTGCGCTGGTCAAGGCCAGCGTGCTGAGCATTCGCGACCGCCTGGCTGCCAGATCTGCCAATTCGAAACCGCTCGACCCTCTTATGGACAAGTCATGA
- a CDS encoding LysR family transcriptional regulator produces MDLFQAMQVYVKVVESGSMTAAALDCGISTTMVGNHLRSLEQRLGVRLLNRTTRRQRLTEFGTTYYQRCLEVLGLVADSERLAEQVQGEPSGTLRITAPLTFGSERLAPALSEFVRRYPRIKLDVMLSNQREDLIDSGFDVAIRLGVPEPSALIARPLENYALTVCASPAYLERRGTPQVPQDLEHHDCLAFAYPAGDDWRTVEKQWSLSGPEGEILVPVSGPMTINSSSALYQAALAGMGIVMVPDALLRDDLREGRLIPLLVDYKLPSRPMNLLYAQDRYRLPKLRSFVEFALEKWAKP; encoded by the coding sequence ATGGATCTGTTCCAGGCCATGCAGGTGTATGTGAAAGTGGTGGAAAGCGGCAGCATGACCGCCGCCGCCCTGGACTGCGGTATTTCCACCACCATGGTCGGCAATCACCTGCGCTCGCTGGAGCAGCGCCTGGGCGTCAGGCTGCTCAACCGCACCACCCGTCGCCAGCGCCTGACCGAGTTCGGCACCACCTACTACCAACGCTGCCTGGAGGTACTGGGCCTGGTGGCCGATTCCGAGCGCCTGGCCGAACAGGTCCAGGGCGAACCGAGCGGCACCCTGCGGATCACCGCCCCCCTGACATTCGGCTCCGAGCGCCTGGCTCCGGCGCTGAGCGAGTTCGTTCGGCGCTACCCACGGATCAAGCTCGACGTGATGCTCAGCAACCAGCGCGAAGACCTGATCGACAGCGGCTTCGACGTGGCGATCCGCCTGGGTGTCCCCGAGCCTTCGGCGCTGATCGCCCGGCCACTGGAAAACTATGCACTGACCGTCTGCGCCTCACCCGCCTACCTCGAGCGACGCGGCACGCCACAGGTTCCCCAGGATCTGGAGCATCACGACTGCCTGGCTTTCGCCTACCCGGCGGGAGATGACTGGCGCACGGTGGAAAAACAGTGGAGCCTGAGCGGCCCGGAAGGGGAGATCCTGGTACCGGTCAGCGGTCCGATGACCATCAACAGCTCATCGGCACTGTACCAGGCGGCACTGGCCGGCATGGGCATCGTGATGGTGCCGGATGCGCTGTTGCGCGACGATCTGCGCGAGGGGCGACTCATACCGCTGCTGGTCGACTACAAGCTGCCGTCACGACCGATGAACCTGCTCTACGCTCAGGACCGCTACCGCCTGCCCAAGCTACGCAGTTTCGTCGAATTCGCCCTGGAGAAATGGGCAAAGCCCTGA
- the bcsQ gene encoding cellulose biosynthesis protein BcsQ — MHRSDDIANLFKRFGGSAETYLEIEPSYDYAEETATQLIAALSALQPASSPAPVEPSAPVHCETPATPVVAVDDEPAQALTPDPVPLASPRVAPTPAVAVAPSPAAMEAAAQTVTSLSRLLAEIEQQRAASAVDAPAKARSPSLEKPRVIALVSAKGGVGKSTLAAALAGALKRTEGRTFALDLDPQNALCLHLGGSEQWPGVAQASLQQGWQPLLRDGFSGSHCLAYGVVGEAQRASFENELRDDPDWLARQLAGLGLGERDSVIIDTPAGASVYLDQVLAIADIAVVVTLADAASYSSLERMSRLLAPYLQRETPLQCRYVINQLDTSRQFSLDMCEVLKRKVDNQLLGVIRQDHFLGEALAYERNPLTQTPATRGCRDILDVAGSLCELLVQGTQESQLS, encoded by the coding sequence ATGCACCGTTCTGACGATATCGCGAATCTCTTCAAGAGATTCGGGGGTAGTGCGGAAACCTACCTCGAAATCGAACCGTCCTATGACTACGCCGAAGAGACCGCGACTCAACTGATCGCCGCCTTGAGTGCGTTGCAGCCGGCGTCTTCGCCCGCTCCGGTCGAGCCTTCAGCACCAGTCCACTGCGAGACACCGGCCACGCCCGTGGTCGCAGTCGATGACGAGCCGGCGCAGGCCCTCACACCGGACCCGGTTCCGCTCGCTTCGCCGAGGGTGGCGCCGACTCCTGCGGTCGCTGTCGCCCCGAGCCCGGCTGCCATGGAGGCCGCGGCGCAGACCGTGACCTCTCTCAGCCGCCTGTTGGCGGAAATCGAACAGCAGCGGGCCGCCAGCGCTGTCGACGCACCGGCAAAGGCTCGTTCGCCGTCACTTGAGAAGCCCCGGGTCATTGCCCTGGTCTCGGCCAAGGGGGGTGTCGGCAAGAGCACTCTGGCTGCCGCGCTGGCCGGTGCGCTCAAGCGTACCGAAGGCCGTACCTTCGCCCTCGACCTCGACCCGCAAAACGCTCTCTGCCTGCACCTGGGCGGTAGCGAGCAATGGCCGGGGGTCGCCCAGGCGTCTCTCCAGCAGGGCTGGCAGCCACTGCTGCGTGATGGTTTCTCGGGCAGCCACTGCCTGGCCTACGGCGTGGTGGGCGAGGCGCAGCGAGCGAGCTTCGAAAACGAGCTGCGCGACGATCCTGACTGGTTGGCCCGGCAACTGGCGGGCCTGGGGCTGGGCGAGCGTGACAGCGTGATCATCGATACCCCCGCCGGTGCCAGCGTCTACCTGGACCAGGTGTTGGCCATTGCCGATATCGCCGTGGTGGTGACACTCGCCGATGCGGCCTCCTACTCCAGCCTGGAGCGGATGAGTCGCCTGCTGGCGCCTTACCTGCAGCGCGAAACCCCGCTGCAGTGCCGATATGTCATCAATCAGCTGGATACTTCCCGCCAGTTCAGCCTCGACATGTGTGAAGTATTGAAAAGAAAGGTCGATAACCAGTTGTTGGGCGTGATCCGGCAGGACCACTTCCTCGGCGAGGCGTTGGCCTATGAGCGTAATCCGCTGACGCAGACTCCTGCGACCCGAGGTTGCCGGGACATTCTCGACGTGGCCGGTTCGCTGTGCGAACTGCTCGTGCAAGGTACGCAAGAGTCCCAACTGTCATGA